The following are from one region of the Vitis riparia cultivar Riparia Gloire de Montpellier isolate 1030 chromosome 9, EGFV_Vit.rip_1.0, whole genome shotgun sequence genome:
- the LOC117922174 gene encoding aminopeptidase M1-like has product MEKKPDIQQFKGQYRLPKFAIPKRYDLVLKPDLSACTFSGSVQVDLSISQVTHFLVLNALDLQIHQASFTNSQNKKYCPCDVVLEADDEVLVLVFDEALPTGDGVLWISFSGVLNDHLVGFYRGTYVDGGVKKNMAATQFEPADARMCFPCWDEPALKATFKVTVEVPSELTALSNMPAIQETVNGHLKTVYFEESSTMSTYLVAVVVGLFDHIEDTTADGIKVRAYCPVGKADQGKFALDVAVKTLDMFTGYFSMPYPLPKLDMVAVPDFSGGAMENYGLIIFREIELLYDEMHSGAYRKQRLTIVVTHEVAHQWFGNLVTMEWWTHLWLNEGFATWISNLATDWLFPEWKIWTQFVQETTGGLRLDALEQSHPIEVEVHHARSVLEIFDAISYEKGSSVIRMLQSYLGDDVFQRSMSTYMKRYAGKNAKTDDLWSVLSEESGIQVNSMMDTWTKQKGYPLISVKSKDNTLELEQSQFLSSGSFGDGQWIVPISLCLGSYNTKKNFLLEGQVRTVDISELLYSSDSNSSSSKGNDQGKCKEHSWVKVNVEQTGFYRVKYDDKLAAQLRNAIEENCLSETDKFGVLDDTFALCEACQLSLSSLLSLMDAYRKEFDYILISRLIDVCYNVAHISSDAIPNSVNELKQFFINLLLFSAEKLGWEPVSGERHLNTMLRKEVLMALATFGHSETHKEAMRRFQAFLDDRNSPLLSADTKRAAYIAVMRNTSSTNRTGYESLLKVYRESDGVQEKEPILRSLASCSDPSIVFEVLNLLLSDEIRDQDSLYVLSGISLEAHETAWSWLKENWDLISNKSGSGMQLTWYIKNIVSRLSTQEEADEVEAFFASRMKPTFAMTLKQNIEKIRIKARWVESIKQEQSLPELIKGLACRV; this is encoded by the exons ATGGAGAAGAAGCCCGATATTCAGCAATTCAAAGGTCAATACAGGCTTCCGAAATTCGCCATTCCGAAACGGTACGATCTCGTCCTCAAACCTGATCTTTCGGCCTGCACCTTTTCGGGTTCCGTCCAGGTCGACCTCTCCATCTCACAGGTCACCCACTTCCTCGTCCTCAACGCCCTCGACCTCCAAATCCACCAAGCTTCATTCACCAACTCCCAGAATAAG AAGTATTGCCCTTGTGATGTTGTTCTGGAGGCAGATGATGAGGTGTTGGTGTTGGTTTTTGATGAGGCTCTCCCCACTGGAGATGGGGTTTTGTGGATTTCATTTTCTGGGGTTCTCAATGACCACCTTGTTGGATTCTATAGGGG TACATATGTGGATGGAGGAGTGAAGAAGAATATGGCAGCTACTCAGTTCGAACCTGCAGATGCAAGGATGTGTTTTCCATGCTGGGATGAACCAGCTCTCAAg GCCACCTTCAAGGTAACCGTAGAAGTGCCATCAGAGTTGACTGCATTGTCTAATATGCCAGCCATTCAAGAAACAGTTAATGGGCACCTTAAGACTGTTTATTTTGAGGAATCTTCAACCATGTCAACTTATTTGGTGGCTGTTGTTGTTGGTTTATTTGATCATATTGAAGACACAACAGCTGATG GGATCAAGGTTCGGGCATACTGTCCTGTTGGCAAGGCTGATCAAGGGAAGTTTGCTTTAGATGTTGCTGTAAAGACACTTGATATGTTCACAGG GTACTTCTCAATGCCTTACCCGCTTCCTAAACTGGATATGGTTGCGGTCCCAGATTTCTCTGGCGGTGCAATGGAGAATTATGGCTTGATCATATTTCGTGAAATTGAACTGCTTTATGATGAAATGCATTCTGGAGCTTACCGCAAGCAGCGG CTTACAATCGTTGTGACACACGAAGTTGCCCATCAGTGGTTTGGGAACCTCGTAACAATGGAATGGTGGACTCATTTGTGGCTTAATGAGGGGTTTGCAACCTGG ATAAGTAATTTGGCCACTGACTGGTTATTTCCAGAATGGAAGATTTGGACTCAGTTTGTTCAAGAAACAACTGGTGGCTTACGTCTTGATGCACTAGAACAATCACACCCAATTGAG GTGGAGGTGCACCATGCTCGTTCAGTTCTTGAAATTTTTGACGCTATAAGCTATGAAAAGGGATCTTCTGTCATCCGAATGTTGCAATCTTATCTTGGTGATGACGTATTTCAG AGATCCATGAGCACTTACATGAAGAGATATGCTGGCAAAAATGCAAAGACAGACGATTTGTGGAGTGTTCTTTCAGAAGAATCTGGCATTCAAGTGAACTCAATGATGGACACCTGGACAAAGCAAAAAGGATATCCTCTTATTTCTGTAAAATCCAAAGATAATACTTTGGAACTTGAGCAG TCCCAGTTTCTGTCATCCGGCTCATTTGGTGATGGACAATGGATTGTTCCAATAAGTTTATGTCTTGGTTCATACAACACAAAGAAAAATTTCCTTTTGGAAGGACAAGTTAGAACAGTGGATATATCTGAACTGCTTTATTCTTCTGATAGCAATTCGAGTTCATCCAAGGGAAACGATCAGGGCAAATGCAAGGAACACTCATGGGTGAAAGTTAACGTTGAGCAGACTGGTTTCTATAGGGTAAAATATGATGACAAGCTTGCAGCTCAACTGAGGAACGCCATAGAGGAAAATTGCTTGTCAGAAACAGATAAATTTG GTGTTCTAGATGATACATTTGCTCTTTGTGAGGCTTGCCAACTATCATTATCATCATTGCTTTCCTTGATGGATGCGTACAGAAAGGAGTTCGATTATATTCTAATATCAAGACTCATTGAT GTCTGTTATAATGTTGCACACATCTCAAGTGATGCCATCCCAAATTCAGTGAATGAGTTGAAACAATTTTTCATCAATCTCCTCCTGTTTTCTGCAGA AAAACTAGGTTGGGAACCGGTGTCTGGAGAGAGACATTTAAATACAATGTTGAGAAAAGAAGTTTTGATGGCCTTGGCTACTTTTGGCCACAGTGAGACACACAAAGAAGCAATGAGGCGGTTTCAGGCATTCTTGGATGATAGAAACTCTCCACTCCTTTCAGCTGATACAAAACGG GCTGCTTACATTGCTGTAATGAGAAACACCAGCTCCACAAATAGAACCGGGTATGAGTCACTATTAAAGGTTTACAGGGAATCTGATGGAGTGCAGGAGAAGGAACCCATTTTGC GTTCCCTTGCATCCTGTTCAGACCCAAGTATAGTTTTCGAGGTTCTGAATCTTTTATTGTCTGATGAG ATTCGTGATCAAGATAGTCTTTATGTACTTTCTGGGATAAGCTTAGAAGCCCATGAAACAGCATGGAGTTGGTTGAAG GAGAACTGGGATCTGATTTCCAACAAGTCTGGCTCTGGGATGCAACTCACATGGTACATAAAGAACATTGTCTCGCGG CTTTCGACCCAAGAAGAGGCTGATGAGGTAGAGGCATTTTTCGCAAGCCGCATGAAGCCAACATTTGCCATGACTCTGAAGCAGAACATTGAGAAAATCCGGATCAAAGCAAGGTGGGTGGAAAGTATAAAGCAAGAACAATCCCTTCCAGAGCTGATCAAAGGTCTAGCTTGCAGGGTATGA
- the LOC117921627 gene encoding LOW QUALITY PROTEIN: myosin-17-like (The sequence of the model RefSeq protein was modified relative to this genomic sequence to represent the inferred CDS: inserted 1 base in 1 codon), protein MAAPVNIVVGSHVWVEDPVEAWIDGEVSRINGLEVHVHTTKGKTVVANISKVFPKDTEAPPGGVDDMTKLSYLHEPGVLQNLAARYELNEIYTYTGNILIAINPFQRLPHLYDTHMMEQYKGAGFGELSPHVFAVADVAYRAMINEGKSNSILVSGESGAGKTETTKMLMRYLAHLGGRSGVEGRTVEQQVLESNPVLEAFXNAKTVRNNNSSRFGKFVEIQFDKSGRISGAAVRTYLLERSRVCQISTPERNYHCFYLLCAAPPEEIERYKLGNPRTFHYLNQSNCYELDGVNDGHEYLATRRAMDIVGISEQEQEAIFRVVAAILHLGNINFAKGKEIDSSVIKDEQSRFHLNMTAELLKCDAQSLEDALIKRVMVTPEEIITRTLDPVNAIGSRDALAKTIYSRLFDWLVDKINNSIGQDPNSKSIIGVLDIYGFESFKCNSFEQFCINYTNEKLQQHFNQHVFKMEQEEYTKEEINWSYIEFVDNQDVLDLIEKKPGGIISLLDEACMFPKSTHETFAQKLYQTFKNNKRFIKPKLSRTDFTISHYAGEVNYQANLFLDKNKDYVVAEHQALLTASNCPFVVSLFPAQSEETSKSSKFSSIGSRFKLQLQSLMETLSATEPHYIRCVKPNNVLKPAIFENANIIQQLRCGGVLEAIRISCAGYPTRRTFYEFLHRFGVLAPEVLEGNYDDKTACIMILDKKGLKGYQVGKTKVFLRAGQMAELDARRAEVLGNAARTIQRQIRTYIARKEFISLRKAAIQMQSYWRGRMACKLYEQLRREAAALKIQKNFRRYIARKSYLTVRSSAITLQTGLRAMTARNEFRFRKQTKAAIIIQAHWRCHQAYSYYKSLQKAIIVTQCSWRCRVARRELRKLKMAARETGALKEAKDKLEKRVEELTWRLQLEKRLRVDLEEAKAQETAKLQEMLHAMQLQIEEANVMVIREREAARKAIEEAPPVIKETPVIVQDTEKVDSLTAEVERLKASLLSQTQAAEEAKQACAAAQAQNEELTTKLGDAEKKVDQLQDSVQRLEEKLSNLESENQVLRQQALAISPTAKALSARPKTPILQRTPENGNVLNGEAKKQLDSSLALSSPREPESEEKPQKSLNEKQQENQDLLIKCISQDLGFSGGRPIAACLIYKSLLQWRSFEVERTSVFDRIIQTIGAAIEVQDNNDVLSYWLCNSSTLLLLLQRTLKASGAASLTPQRRRSTSASLFGRMSQGLRASPQSAGFSFLNGRVLGGLDDLRQVEAKYPALLFKQQLTAFLEKIYGMIRDNLKKEISPLLGLCIQAPRTSRASLVKGRSQANAVAQQALIAHWQSIVKSLNYYLKIMKANHVPPFLVRKVFTQIFSFINVQLFNSLLLRRECCSFSNGEFVKTGLAELENWCHEATEEYAGSAWDELRHIRQAVGFLVIHQKPKKTLKEITNDLCPVLSIQQLYRISTMYWDDKYGTHSVSSDVISSMRVMMTEDSNNAVSSSFLLDDDSSIPFTVDDISKTMQQIEVSDIDPPPLIRENSGFSFLLPRAE, encoded by the exons ATG GCTGCACCGGTTAATATAGTTGTAGGTTCTCATGTATGGGTTGAAGATCCAGTGGAGGCATGGATTGATGGTGAAGTTTCTAGGATCAATGGTCTTGAGGTTCATGTTCATACCACAAAAGGAAAAACG GTTGTTGCGAATATTTCTAAGGTGTTTCCAAAGGATACTGAAGCTCCACCTGGAGGTGTAGATGACATGACAAAGCTTTCATATTTGCATGAACCTGGGGTTCTGCAAAACTTGGCCGCTAGATATGAACTTAATGAGATTTAT ACGTATACTGGAAACATCTTAATTGCAATAAATCCTTTTCAAAGATTGCCTCATCTGTATGACACCCACATGATGGAACAATATAAGGGAGCAGGTTTTGGGGAGCTCAGTCCTCATGTGTTTGCTGTTGCAGATGTTGCATACAG ggcAATGATTAATGAAGGAAAGAGCAACTCGATTTTGGTCAGTGGAGAAAGTGGTGCTGGtaaaactgaaacaacaaagaTGCTCATGAGATATCTAGCCCACTTGGGAGGGAGATCTGGTGTAGAGGGAAGAACAGTTGAACAGCAGGTCTTGGAG TCCAATCCAGTTCTGGAAGCAT GCAATGCCAAAACTGTTAGAAACAACAACTCGAG TCGTTTTGGTAAATTTGTTGAAATCCAATTTGACAAGAGTGGAAGGATATCTGGGGCAGCTGTCAGAACTTATCTTCTTGAAAGGTCTCGAGTATGCCAGATTTCAACTCCTGAGAGGAACTACCATTGCTTTTATCTTCTTTGTGCAGCACCACCTGAG GAAATTGAGAGATATAAGTTGGGGAATCCAAGAACCTTTCATTATCTAAATCAGTCAAATTGTTATGAACTGGATGGTGTAAATGATGGTCATGAATATCTGGCCACCAGAAGGGCTATGGATATAGTTGGAATTAGTGAACAAGAACAG GAGGCAATTTTCAGGGTTGTCGCTGCAATTCTTCATCTTGGCAATATTAACTTTGCAAAAGGAAAGGAGATAGATTCCTCAGTCATCAAGGATGAACAGTCGAGATTCCATCTTAACATGACGGCTGAACTTCTCAA GTGTGATGCCCAGAGCTTGGAAGATGCACTAATTAAACGTGTAATGGTGACACCAGAAGAAATTATTACAAGAACTCTTGATCCTGTTAATGCCATTGGTAGCAGGGACGCATTAGCTAAAACTATATATTCTCGCTTGTTTGATTG GCTTGTGGATAAAATTAACAACTCAATTGGGCAGGACCCAAACTCGAAGTCAATAATTGGAGTTCTTGATATCTATGGTTTTGAAAGTTTTAAGTGTAATAG TTTTGAGCAGTTCTGCATCAACTATACAAATGAGAAACTACAACAGCATTTCAATCAG CATGTCTTCAAAATGGAGCAAGAAGAGTATACAAAAGAAGAGATAAACTGGAGCTATATTGAGTTTGTTGATAATCAAGATGTTTTGGATCTGATTGAGAAG AAACCTGGAGGAATTATTTCACTTCTAGATGAAGCCTG CATGTTTCCTAAGTCTACACATGAGACGTTTGCACAGAAGTTGTACcagacttttaaaaataataaacgtTTTATCAAACCAAAGCTTTCACGTACTGATTTTACTATTAGCCATTATGCAGGGGAG GTAAATTACCAAGCCAATCTGTTTCTGGACAAAAACAAAGATTATGTGGTGGCAGAACATCAAGCTTTGCTTACTGCATCAAATTGCCCCTTTGTGGTCAGTTTATTTCCTGCACAATCAGAGGAAACATCAAAGTCATCCAAATTTTCTTCCATTGGATCACGTTTTAAG CTACAACTGCAATCTTTGATGGAGACTTTGAGTGCTACTGAACCTCACTACATCAGATGCGTGAAGCCAAATAATGTCTTGAAGCCTGCCATTTTTGAGAATGCCAATATTATCCAACAATTACGCTGTGGT GGTGTTCTTGAGGCAATCAGGATCAGCTGTGCTGGATATCCTACCAGGCGGACATTCTATGAGTTTCTTCACCGTTTTGGTGTTCTTGCTCCAGAAGTTCTTGAGGGAAA CTATGATGACAAGACTGCATGCATAATGATTCTTGATAAAAAGGGTTTGAAAGGATACCAG GTGGGCAAGACAAAGGTTTTTCTGAGAGCAGGTCAGATGGCCGAGTTAGATGCCAGAAGAGCTGAGGTTCTTGGGAATGCAGCTAGAACAATTCAACGACAAATTCGTACTTACATTGCACGCAAGGAGTTCATCTCATTACGCAAAGCTGCTATTCAGATGCAATCCTATTGGCGAG gtaGAATGGCCTGCAAACTGTATGAGCAATTGAGGCGAGAAGCTGCAGCTCTGAAGATCCAGAAGAACTTTAGACGATATATTGCCAGGAAATCATACTTAACAGTACGATCATCTGCAATCACATTGCAAACAGGCTTGAGGGCAATGACTGCACGCAATGAATTCAGATTCCGGAAGCAAACTAAAGCTGCCATCATCATCCAG GCACATTGGCGTTGCCACCAAGCTTACTCTTATTATAAGAGTCTTCAGAAGGCAATAATTGTAACTCAGTGTAGTTGGAGATGCAGAGTTGCCAGAAGAGAGCTTAGAAAGCTCAAAATG GCTGCAAGAGAAACAGGGGCCCTTAAAGAAGCAAAGGACAAGCTAGAAAAGCGGGTGGAGGAACTTACATGGAGATTGCAGTTGGAGAAGCGATTAAGG GTTGATCTTGAGGAGGCAAAAGCCCAGGAAACTGCTAAACTGCAAGAAATGTTGCACGCAATGCAATTGCAAATAGAAGAAGCTAATGTCATGGTTATCAGAGAACGAGAGGCAGCTCGGAAAGCAATTGAAGAAGCACCTCCTGTCATTAAGGAGACCCCAGTTATAGTCCAAGATACAGAGAAGGTGGACTCGTTGACAGCTGAAGTTGAAAGGCTGAAG GCTTCTTTACTATCACAAACACAAGCAGCAGAAGAGGCCAAGCAAGCTTGTGCTGCTGCTCAGGCCCAAAATGAGGAACTAACCACAAAGCTTGGTGATGCAGAGAAGAAAGTGGATCAACTCCAAGATTCAGTGCAGAG GCTTGAAGAGAAGCTTTCTAATTTAGAATCAGAGAATCAAGTACTTCGTCAACAGGCACTGGCCATATCACCAACTGCTAAAGCTTTATCTGCACGACCAAAAACACCGATTCTTCAG AGAACTCCTGAGAATGGAAATGTTCTAAATGGAGAAGCAAAGAAACAATTG GATTCAAGTCTTGCCCTTTCTTCTCCACGGGAACCTGAATCTGAGGAAAAGCCCCAGAAATCTCTCAATGAGAAGCAGCAG GAAAACCAAGACCTGCTAATCAAGTGTATTTCACAAGATCTAGGATTCTCTGGGGGCAGGCCTATTGCTGCTTGCTTGATTTACAAATCCCTTCTCCAATGGAGGTCATTTGAGGTTGAAAGAACCAGTGTATTTGATCGTATTATTCAGACAATAGGTGCAGCAATAGAG GTCCAGGATAACAATGATGTCTTGTCCTATTGGTTATGTAATTCGTCTACACTGCTGTTGCTTCTTCAACGCACACTCAAAGCAAGTGGAGCAGCTAGCTTAACTCCACAAAGGCGGAGGTCAACATCAGCTTCTTTATTTGGGAGGATGTCTCAA GGGCTTCGTGCATCTCCACAAAGTGCTGGGTTCTCATTTCTTAATGGTCGGGTGCTTGGTGGACTGGATGACTTGAGACAAGTTGAAGCCAAATATCCAGCTTTGCTTTTCAAACAGCAACTCACAGCCTTCCTTGAGAAGATATATGGAATGATAAGAGACAATTTAAAGAAAGAGATTTCCCCATTGCTTGGATTGTGTATTCAG GCACCTAGAACATCCCGGGCAAGTTTAGTGAAGGGACGTTCTCAAGCTAATGCTGTTGCACAACAAGCATTGATTGCTCATTGGCAAAGCATTGTGAAAAGCCTGAATTATTACTTGAAGATAATGAAAGCAAACCAT GTTCCACCATTCCTAGTCCGCAAGGTGTTCACTCAGatattttcattcatcaatGTTCAGTTATTCAACAG TCTCCTTTTGAGGCGTGAATGTTGCTCATTCAGCAATGGGGAGTTTGTTAAGACAGGATTGGCCGAGTTAGAAAACTGGTGCCATGAAGCAACCGAAGAG TATGCTGGCTCAGCTTGGGATGAACTGAGGCATATCAGACAAGCAGTTGGATTCCTG